The Kryptolebias marmoratus isolate JLee-2015 linkage group LG1, ASM164957v2, whole genome shotgun sequence sequence ttattgatttaaagtttgttaATTAGTTTCAGGTCATAAAAGTCAAGcttggagacaaaaacaggaaatgaagttAAGATTTTTCACCGTTTCTGATCCAGGTGGTGAAAACTTGCTTCCATCATCtccagaagaaataaaaacattccagAACAATCATTAAATAAtcttaaatactttaaattctAACTTCCATCCAATCTTCAGTAAAAGCTTCAGAGACGTTTgaagagattttatttaataaaagtttaatttttctgtcCCTGAAAGCAGCGACGCACAactccagttttctttttcataaaacCGAGTTTAAAACTCGACTCCAGTCGTCGGGATGAGACGATCCTGCAGGGGGCGGGGTCACGGCGGCGTGGACGCGTACTGCTGCAGCAGTCGGCAGTAGCAGGTGGTGCACACGTCCTCGGGGAGGATGGAGGAGGGTAACGGCAGCTGGTTGGAGACGCAGCGCTCAcagaagaagctgctgcagttcttACACTGCTTCTACCGGGGGGACGGGGACAGGGGACAGGAGGGGGACAGGAGGGANNNNNNNNGGGGGACGAGgacagggaggggggggggatgacAGGGACAGCAGGTTTTCAACCAATCAGGGATCAAAGAAAGACTCACATTAAACTAACAGtttctgtggcggccatcttgactgtAAACCCagtgattcaggagatattttactaacacaagAACACTCAAAACATAATAAGGTTCAGTTTTCtcaacatttcttaaaaaaaaaaaaacacgacagtttagcttcaaatgtttgatttgaatcaaaaacttattttaatatctgatgtttttgaactgtgttaaataaataaaagtttctgcAGAGGTCGTGAATGTGTCCACTGAGTGTTTCGTCTTCAGGGGACGTCTCTAACAGGTTTTAAACATGTGGCTGCAGGGACGTACCTTCGTCCTCAGCAGGGACTCGTCCTCGCCGCACATCGGACACATGGACGGCTCCCGGAGCTCCGAGCTCGACTCCTGGAGGAAAGACCCACaggtttaaaaatcaaaacctaAATCTGCTGCAGGAAATGAACCGAAGTCCTCACCTGCTCGTCCTTGTGGTGAGACAAGGACCTGAGGACAGACATGAGACGAAGGGTCAGACTGGTTACCTTTAAGATGAAGAACTGAACCCAGGTGTGGTTTGGACTCACAGACTGGAGCTCAGGCTgcttttctcctcctgctcgcTCTGAGACCGATCGCTGTCTCTCCGGACGGACACAGGTTCTGTCCCTGGCTGCTGGGAGAAACTAGAATCAGAGCCGGGTTCATCCCTGCCCGCTGCTCCGGTTCCACACCTACCTGCGGACTCCTGTCGGGCTGCTTCCTGTCCCGCCGGGCCGAAGGTCGGGGATGTTTCTGCTCGCGCtccctcctcagctcctgctCCAGGTGGGACCTGAACCCAAAGGGTTTCATCACTGATGGAGAATTAAAagcatctaaaacctgcaggattgtTTCTAATTCGATGCTTTTTTCCTCAGACACAGAAAACCAGCTGAAGCTCAGATGAGGACGGTTAATTTTAGCTGCTAAAGTTGGAGAAATCTGAAGATTTTGTCCATTTTTGCTAATCGCCTGCagcttgttttgtcttcttgtgctaaCTTTAGCTACCATTTAGCTTTAGTTTTAGCCAGCATTTGCTAATCTTTGATACTTTAGCctcatgctacttttagctactgttgcttcctttagctttaagcagcttgtttacttttttgctttttgccgtctatcagctacttttagctgttttgctgcatttagcttttagctaaccttctgttatttttggctttaactagttgtttccttctttcagctttcagctgatgttctgctcctttcagcGTTTCTGCCTCAGttcttctgtcatttttcagtggaactgataaaaactgaatcaaGTCGTGGCGCTCCTCCTTTCTGCAGAAGGacgagttttaaaaacagccaaaggCCTGACGTGGATTAATTTAAACGAAGGACTCAcctgtgtttgtgcagctgctccacctccacctgcagaCTCTCGATTTTGTCTCCAAACTCCTGCTTGAAGAGCCGGTTGGCCTCTGCAGCCAGATCCCGCTGCTTCTCGGCCTGTTTGCATCTGGTTGTGGGGCGATCGGGTTAAAACAAACTcatgggaaaacaaaaaaaaaacgaaagcaGCCGGGAGGAGACGACAGCCGAAGCAGAAGCCGAAGCTTACGGAGCCGAAAGCGGCGCTCCAAGGAGGAAACGGTGAAAAGACGAAGCAGCTCGGgttggtttaatgttttattatcagCCTAATGAGAACTACAGTTTACAGCAACGTTAAGGTCACACACACGTCAAAATTAATCAAGCAGCTCTTCCTGCGCCGACGTTCCACcatcaactgaaaacaaacctgACGGAGAACGGTTCTAAAGACCTGCTGCCCCATCGGGCCGAGGTGTTCTGAAACCACAAGAGAAAGTCTCTGATCCTCAAACATCACCCCCCCCATCCTCCTCCAAAACAACCCGGTAAATAACTAAGTGTGAGCAGAGGAACCCGTCTGCAGGAGAACGTAAGAACCGGCAGCTAACGGCTCCATCAGTCACTAAAAGCTGAAGCTTCTGGAAGgatcaacaacagaaaacatcttaGTTTGATTATGTCTGGATGAGGCGGGGCTGCGGGTGCGAGAGAGCTGCTACTGCTacgctgctactgctgctgctgcagctgcagcagcttctcgGCCGCCGAGCTCAGGGTTCGGGCCTGCTTCACCAAGTGTTTGTCGCTGGAAACGATGGGAAACGATGGGAAACGGAAAGGTGATGGAGGTGGAGGGAGATAAAGAGTGAAAGGGTGGAGTCAGTAACAGCTTCCTGCCACAGAACCAGCAGTgaaagctccgcctcctcacCTGCTCTCCAGCTGTTTGATGGTTCCTGACATCTGGTTGATCTTCTCCTCCAGCCGAGCGATGGCGTCACTCTTCTGCTTCGAGCTGGACTCTGcgctctgaggaggaggaggaagaataAATCACCtctcagcagctgaaacagagaTCTGTGCattgtttcagctgattttagcttttagctcgtcttttagcttctaattaAAGGCCAAACGTTCCTTCAGgcgatgcatatcgcccgccgcctgtcATGAGCTGAAGCAGAGTCTGTTAGGGacgagtctcagctactaccacatcctgTAAAACTCACTACATTATAACTCTATCTGTGCTTTCAAGGCCAGCTGacagtggcggccatcttgaatgggtaTCATCTAGTGGCtcaacagatattttgctgacaggcaGACATGAGCAAagacattatcgcccacctctCAGCGGCAGTTTTCGTAAATTCTCTCCTTCGATCCAGAAACTGGTTGAaaagtttgatttctttgttaAACTACAACAAACAGAATCTTTCCTGATATCGGAGGTTCGACTCCATCTCTGGGGGCGGAGCCTGGAAGCAGACAGGTGACCTCACCTGTGATTTGTGGCTCAGCTGCTGGTTGATGGCGCGGAggtcctccagctgctgcctcagCTCCACCAGGGAGTCCTGCTTCTCGCAGACGTCCTTCTCCAGCATCTTCATGGACAGCTCCACCTCCTGCCTCATCCCGATCTGCACCTCCAGCTCCCGCTCCACGTCCTGCGGAGATCCGGATCAGAACGTTAGAACAACGCCTCGCCCCAGGAGCCGGAGCACAAACTGAGACGCACCAGCCGAAGCAGcgtctcctccttcagctgcttccgTGTCTCTCCCAGCGTCTGTCCGTTGGCCGATGATGCCTGAAGGAAACAGCGCCGGCTTTAATTACAGACGGCTTCCGATTAGTCATCAGATTAGCTGTTTTCATCTCACTCCGTCTATTTTAGCTGTTAATCCATTTAAAACCTTCGGCTCCTTCAGGAGGCTGTCAGGTTTCTGTAacgttcataaaatatttaactttatttacaaacattagctgactttttgatgttttttagccttttgttaaattagcttttagctcgtgttttcCTCTTTTGGGTTTTAGATCCTTTTAGcctcttttagctgttagctaatgtttttcTCCTTCTAGCCTTTAGCtggttttctgcttcttcagtgTATTTCAGCGCCTGTATTTGAAATTTGCTCTTATTTTGCTCGTTTGGAGTCATTAAAAGTCCAGAATGTGGATAAATTTTATATTTGCTgctcaaactgaaacagaaaacttgtCCTGGACCCAAGGACACGTCCCTGTCCTCAGAGTCTCTGCAGGACGTCGGTCACAGAAACGAGGATGTGTTCACCTTCCTGGACTCCAGCTGAAAGGAGCTCTCCTCCTTGACCCGCTCCACATCTTCTTGTAAAGTAATGATCCGGTTATTTGCCACGgcgagctgcagaaacaaacaaaaacaagtctgtaaacaacaacatccCGCCCCCTCCTGCCTGCGAGCGAGGCGCTGCAGCCTCACCTCCTCCGTCAGCTTGGTGTTGGACTTCTCCAGGGCGTCCACTTTGGCCTGCAGGTTGTTGACCGACGCgctgcagacaggaaacaggaagtcatgagGGTCGCGGCGCTCGGACAGGGGAACGGGTCGGAGCGGGAACCAACCTTAGGTGTCTGTTCAGCTCCTCCACGTAGTTCTTCTGATCCAGGATGGAGGTGATCTGATCGTCGCTgaggaaacagacagacagactgcgTCAGCGGCGAGGAAACGCCTTCGTGTTTAAATGAATCGGATCGGGTTCATCGAGACCCGGTACAGTTTCTGTCAGCAGCTGAAAGGTGGATTCAGGTTTTAAAGGATAAACtaacagtttcagcttctttatttattctaattCATGTTGCTGTCTTCTTTCAGGTACATAAACTAATTTGCATTTGATTTTGGTCGAGTTAGGACCTAAAAACACTTTAACAAACTGTCGAGCATGGCGGTGGTCGCATCATGCTGCGGTGCAAACTCGATATGataatgaaggaggaggaggaggaggaggaggaggaggaggaccgcCTCCAAACTCTAACTTCACctcaaaccagcagctggaaccaacagaaccatcaTCCCAAACATCAGCgctggtctctgattggataaatcatcagagctggttcctgattggataaatcattagagctggtctctgattggataaatcatcagagctggttcctgattggatgaatcatcagagctggttcCTGATTGGATAAATCCGACTCACATGAAGCTTCTGGAACAGCGTTAACATTAACCCCCCTGACCTCAACATGATGTAAAATTTGttaaatctgattaaaagtCGTCCTGTTTCCAGGAAGCCATTTTGAACAGGTCAGATATCACCTGAGGTCCAGGTGAGATTTATCGAGACACGTTTAACAAAATATCAGAGGGGGGTATGGATATATTTGAGCCTGGATAgatcagagaaaatccacaataaatctAACTCCTGCAGCAACCTGATAACTGAAACCCTTAATGTTAgaatgaaaatatgttttatgttcCTTAAATGTATTAATAAGATTAATAAGATCTGCAGCAGAGAACAGAACAAACAGCCGACCGACTGCAGggataaaaacataaagtcaCTCACCCCTCGGCGCTCTTACtgctgtggccgccatctttGAGGTACATGGAGAAATCGATAACGCCGACCTGAAGGGGAGGAGACAAAACGacttaaaaacagaagttagaGACTTCTCATCAAACCAGAACCCAGATCCTGAACCAGATCCTGAACCAGATCCTGAACCAGATCCTGAACCAGATCCTGAATCAGATCCTGAAACAGATCACGAATCAGATCCTGAATCTGAAGCTCCTCAACCTGCGGGACGTTTTCACAGAAAGGATtcttctgatgtttttctttaaaaaacaaagaaataaataaattggataTTTTAGTTCTGAATGTTTCAAATGGAGGAGATAtctgttccacttcctgtttgtttttattattatttaacaaaaaccgTTTATaactcttaaaaagtaaaataaaacttaaccctctttgaaggaatgcttgtcgcccgccagccttcatgccagagtttggaCTCGGAGGTGAAGTTACAGTTTGTGCTGAGGactactctcagctactaccacctcacatttaagctcaatatctattaaatttctggagttttagccatttttgtgttttgtgtttgctgtggcggccattttgacttGTGCTGACTGcagaggttaatcagttgtggacgtGTGTCTGATTCTTCTTGGTTAGCAGAAACCAACAGAGACATTATTGCCCTTCCTGCTCCGTCTGCAGGTGTTCGTTAAACGAGCCGCAGCCACAGAAACAGTGAAAGTAATTCTGCTCGTTTCACTTCACGCTCCACAAACATCCCTTTCTTCAGAAAGCTGATGTGAAACCAGTTCCGTCCCGGTTCACTCAGGCCTTGTCTCAGATTTAAAACCTGACAAAGATATCAGGAAGTCCCGCCTCGGCTGCAGAGATGGGACCATCTCCTCCCAGCAGCTGAAATCACACCAACCTGCGAGTCCAGGTCCTCCCCCTTCATGCACAGGTTGGCGTCGATGACGTTGAGCCCAACCAGCAGCCCGGCGATGACGGcgccctcctcctccatcatcaGAGCATTCGGCTCGTAAAACTCACTGCAGAGGAGAGACCAGAGAAACCatctgagttagagacattaaAGGAGGAACCAGGACCAGCAGCTGGTCGTCATCCACAGACCGCCGTCTGAAATGCCGTCGCAACAGATcggtttatttttacattcaggACCCAGAGAAGCTTGCAGTCAGGTCCAGGaaacctccagctcctcctggaggatcctaAAAccttcccagaccagagagaaCCGGGTCTGACCAGAgctctcctcccagtgggatgtaCTCAGAACCGAACCACCTCAGGGGACTCGACTCCTTTCGAGGAGGACCTGAACTCCTCACCCCCTCACCCCGTCCCTCAGGAGTCCAGCTGTCCTACAGAGGAAGATCTAACATGATGCACCAAATCCAGAGCAGCGTTCCGAGGGGAGTTCCTGGGAACGTTCCCGGGAGTTCTGAGGCTCCTGGAGTGAGCCTCAGAGCCGAGCGTCTGCGGTGCGTGGATGCTGAGAGTTCAAACAGGGATGTGGGcaaagaaataatgtgcacggccaagagtACAGATTAACAAGCCGTGCACAAAAACAGGCCctgagtttaaaaaatgaatgaatcaaTCAAGGTTTTCAGCTGCCAACTcccaggtgtgtttgttttcctgcagaaacagccgaagtgactgaaaacaggcgAATCATAGAGACGTCCATGAAGCCGACAGTTTTGATGCTTTGGTTCGTATTTACCCTCAGATTGGTTGAGTAAAGTCTGCAGATAATAAGATGGGTCCAACTAATGGATTTACAAGTAGTTTAGTGTTTGAAGCTCCATCTTTATTCTTGTTCGTCCTCTTTAGCAGCAGATTCTCTCATGTTTCCAACTAAATGTCTCCTCTGAGACTCATCTGATTTCAAACGGCACCGTTTGAGGATAAACTTTAttagtttgcagtgaggaagctGAAGAGCTCAGCTGGATCGGTTGGTAAACTGAAGGTTTTGTCTTTCAGTTAAATTCTCTCTCCATCATTATTAGACACCATCCCAGTCCTCCGATCATCCTCCTGCTCCACCGAACCcccactgaaacacaaacaccctGAGACTCCTGCAGCTCATCTCACACATACCCCCGTTACTCAGGCTGAAGTTCTCGAGTCAGAGCGTCACCTGAGCAGGTCTTTTCTGTTGATGATGGTCTTCATGTAGTCCGAGAGCTTCTTCTGCATCAAGGCCAGGCGTAACCAGGCTCGCCCTCTTCCCAGAGGAGTTCTGGTGtggaacacacaaacagaagctcTCGTTTTAACGTTTTAACACTCTACTCTTAAAGCAGACTCCCGGACGTACGATGAAGGAGAACGGACTCACTTGAGGCCCGGCAGGTCTTTGACGCTGGCAGTGATCTCTCCTGCTTCAGGCGTCAGCTTCTCCACCAGTTCCAGGGGCCCCCAGAAAGACTTGTTCTGGCCCAGGAAGGTCTTCTTAGCTGACGGtttacacacacagaacagACACTGTCCTCAGGACTGTAAACACCAACCGGACTCGGTCTTCACGTTTATTTCCGTACCTTTCAGTCCGTGCTTCAGGCAGTGCTCCATCACCACGAAGAACTGCTGCAGGGGGGCGTAGTCGGAGTCGAGCGTTCGCCCGAGGTTCAGCGCCGACTCGATCAGACCTTTGATGCTCAGCTTGGCCATGTTCATCAGGTTGAGCCTTTCGATGGCAATCGGATCTTTggggtctaaaaaaaaaaagagagaaaaagctgaaattataaCCTTGATGCAGTTTAGTTTTCCACCTGATTCTTTAATTTAACGTTAATTCAGAGAGGCAGGTTGCATaaatgatgttgttgtttttgcagcgGTGTTGATGGGTTGCTATGGTTACACATTTCCTACCGTTTCCAACAACAGACCAACAAATAACCCGACTGGATgatagttgtttgttttatttaaatctggtaatttacatttaaatgacaacatttatttctgtatttgttttaaaagaaaagtaaaacttctGAAGAGTCCGGCTGGTTTTTAAACAGTAACTGAGACTCTTCTGCCTTCCAGCCATGCGTCAACACTGGAAATAACTGTAGAAATATAACCTGAAGGCCTCAGATGATTTCCCATCAGATTTAAAGCGTTAAACCCACAGCTGCAGCCCGCTCTGCAGGAAATCTGTCGTTGCTTAAACTTGGacagtttgagacatttttttgcagttatggttatatttttgcacagtttaaatcacatttttgtctggtttttgCCACCTTTCCGGTCTGTTGCTGtaacaaaaatgtcattaacATACAAACGTATTCTTGCTGTTTGTGACATGTTATAAGTGAAAacttcaggaagctgaaacaAAGAGCTAATGATTCCTGAGAAGAGGAGCAGCACTTCCTGGTTGCTGCCTGGATTTATTTACAGGCGGCGTCATCCTGCTCCACTCTCAGGATCTCCATCATGACACAGCTCAAACAGGACACGTCTTCTCCGGGTGAAAACCGAACCACCGGGACCCTGAGGAACACCACGCCCTGACGGGGATCCCAGCGAGCCCACAGACCTCCTCCTCGTTACCTTCATGGGCCGGCTCCGGGTCCGGCGTGAGCGAGATGTCGTTGAGCTCGCGGAGGCAGAGCCACTCGCCGTCGACGGAGACGCGAAAGTTGCAGAGATAGATGGTCTCCCGGGCGGCCTGGGTGATCTTGTCTGTGGTGGGAGTCGGGGTCTCGCTCTGAGGCGTCAGATCAGACATGATGACTCAGCGTTCGCggggcgagagagagagagagagagagagagagagagaggcgaaGCAGCCTTTGTTCTGGGAGCGGCGACGAGAACCAGCGGCTCAGAGAGAAGAGGAgcgcagagaggaggaagagcgcATCGAAACacgagagaaaaacagaaagatctGTGATGAAGAAGGTCCAGCAggtgctcctcttcctctttatgcctgcatcctcctcctcctcctcatccaaCTGAGTGAAAGCAGCTGCtgtctccctcccctcctccccctcctcctcctcctcctcctcttcctcctctccctttTGTAAAGAGGGGCTTTAAAACGCAACAGAGCCTCGAGCTGAAAGAATCTCAGCTCAGCACCGGGTCGATCTGATTGGGCCGCCGGGGCGCCGCAGTGACTGCTCTGGGTGGGTGTTGACCAAGATGGCTGACACGAGTGCTGGGCAGAGCGCACGCTCGTCACGTGAGCAGATGGTGCATGCGTAAATGATGGGAGGGGGGGAGTgatgggagggagggagggggtctCCAGAGTAACAACCAGTGCTAACGATGCAGCCAAggacctgtctgtctgcctgcggggtcaaaggtcactgagcagcaacattattttaattcatccatttttaGGAAAACCTAAGACAAACAGCCCAACACCATGCGGCTACAAAAGGTCTAAATTAATTAGgccgataatgtttttgtctgtgttcatttgtctgttagtaaaatattattaatatgaCATCATTTTTAGGGTTTTACCAAAGTGGCTCCAGCTCCATCTTCTCTCAGCATCAGATGACGTcagactaaaactctggcgttgaaaggtggcgggcgatatgcattccctcacgGACTgtaaggcctttaatttaactgTCTGCGTTTGTTCTCCAGAGTTAGAACAAATAAAGCTGAACAGtaacttttgtttgatttattatttatttcactgaGTAAAACGCTGAAGGACCTCTTTAAATGGGGTTCGCAAAGCTGGGGTCGGGTCCCCAACGTGGGTCGCAAAAAACACCAAGTGGGGTCTTGAGAGGATCTACAGAAGTGATGTTAATTTGAAGAATGattgttaatattattttacatcCTCGGctgtttcactgtaaaaacGGAGGCTTCTGACTGACGAGTCGCAGCTtcattctttaaagttttatcggatttcaatgtttgtttatttaataaaagttcaaattatCGTGTTTTAAACAGAGTGAAACGACTGAATACATCGTTTATAAACGAACCAAATCTGCTGACTGGTTCTTTAAAACACACGGTGCTTATTTCATATAAAACTAATGCCTGACGTCTTCTGAGTCGTCCTCACTGTCTTCCTGTGAGcgctgaggacacagaggactaTGAAGGGGACAGGGGAGGGACACGCTTCTCAGTAAGACAAAATGATCAGTCTGAGCCAAACAAggcgcagcagcagcatctggaTGCACTTTTCCTATGATAAAAAGGTGAAGCAAAGTGTAAAATTCACcagaaaatagaaataaattgaTCGAAACGAATGATCTATATATGACCTCATCATTCCTCGCCGCGATGAACGAGTTACCTCAGGGCGGAGCCGGTTGTTTTAAACGGATCCTTGAGACGAGCGACGGACGTTTCTGATTCTGTTGGTTTCACAGACAAGTTCAGGAACGAGTCGACCTGCGGTGACTGGAGCTAACGAGTCCGAAGCTGTTTGTTTAGAGACATTAGCTAACAGCTGTCCAGATGTTAACTCACAACAGTCCAGATGTTAGCTAACAGCAGCCCAGATGTTGGCTAACTGCAGTCCAGATGTTAGCTATCAGCTGTCAAGATGTTAGCTAACAACAGTCTAGATCTTTGCTAACAATAGTCCAGATGTTAGTCAACAACAGACCAGATGTTAGTCAACAACAGTTCAGATTTCAGCTAATAGCAGTCCAGATGTTAGCCAACAACAGTCCAGATGTTAGCTAACAGCTGTTGAGATGTCAGCTAACAACAGTCCAGATGTTAGTTAACAGCTGTCCAGATCTTTGCTAACAACAGTTCAGATGTTAGTCAACAACAGACCAGATGTTAATCAACAACAGACCAGATGTTTATCAACAACAGACCAGATGTCAGCTAATAGCAGTACAGATGTTAGCTAGCAGTCCAGATGTTAACAGATGGTTATTTTCGGACTTGAAGAAGCGGAAGTCGGAACTTTTTAGCACTCACTTCTTTGCCTTGAGTCGACCCTCTCGATCTTGAAGTCATACTGTCGAAGTGGGCTTGCTGACACCGGACCCGAACCCGAACCTGCGTTTCCGAACCGAAGGTTCGACGAGTTTAAAGCCTCCTTGAAGTAAATCACGGAGGTCGGAGAGAGAGTCTCGTCCGGACTGTCAACGTGTCCGTTTTCATCGGAGGAATTGTTTTGTCTGGCAGAAGTTTGTGACAGCTCTGCAGATGCCTGTGGAGGTTTATTATCCCGCTCCGCCATCCTCAGCTCCGGTCAGTCCTCCTCATGTGACCCAGTCCGCcgttagctagctagctaggtGCGGA is a genomic window containing:
- the rufy3 gene encoding protein RUFY3 isoform X1; the protein is MAERDNKPPQASAELSQTSARQNNSSDENGHVDSPDETLSPTSVIYFKEALNSSNLRFGNAGSGSGPVSASPLRQYDFKIERVDSRQRNPKDPIAIERLNLMNMAKLSIKGLIESALNLGRTLDSDYAPLQQFFVVMEHCLKHGLKAKKTFLGQNKSFWGPLELVEKLTPEAGEITASVKDLPGLKTPLGRGRAWLRLALMQKKLSDYMKTIINRKDLLSEFYEPNALMMEEEGAVIAGLLVGLNVIDANLCMKGEDLDSQVGVIDFSMYLKDGGHSSKSAEGDDQITSILDQKNYVEELNRHLSASVNNLQAKVDALEKSNTKLTEELAVANNRIITLQEDVERVKEESSFQLESRKASSANGQTLGETRKQLKEETLLRLDVERELEVQIGMRQEVELSMKMLEKDVCEKQDSLVELRQQLEDLRAINQQLSHKSQSAESSSKQKSDAIARLEEKINQMSGTIKQLESRCKQAEKQRDLAAEANRLFKQEFGDKIESLQVEVEQLHKHRSHLEQELRREREQKHPRPSARRDRKQPDRSPQPGTEPVSVRRDSDRSQSEQEEKSSLSSSLSLSHHKDEQESSSELREPSMCPMCGEDESLLRTKKQCKNCSSFFCERCVSNQLPLPSSILPEDVCTTCYCRLLQQYASTPP
- the rufy3 gene encoding protein RUFY3 isoform X2; translated protein: MSDLTPQSETPTPTTDKITQAARETIYLCNFRVSVDGEWLCLRELNDISLTPDPEPAHEDPKDPIAIERLNLMNMAKLSIKGLIESALNLGRTLDSDYAPLQQFFVVMEHCLKHGLKAKKTFLGQNKSFWGPLELVEKLTPEAGEITASVKDLPGLKTPLGRGRAWLRLALMQKKLSDYMKTIINRKDLLSEFYEPNALMMEEEGAVIAGLLVGLNVIDANLCMKGEDLDSQVGVIDFSMYLKDGGHSSKSAEGDDQITSILDQKNYVEELNRHLSASVNNLQAKVDALEKSNTKLTEELAVANNRIITLQEDVERVKEESSFQLESRKASSANGQTLGETRKQLKEETLLRLDVERELEVQIGMRQEVELSMKMLEKDVCEKQDSLVELRQQLEDLRAINQQLSHKSQSAESSSKQKSDAIARLEEKINQMSGTIKQLESRCKQAEKQRDLAAEANRLFKQEFGDKIESLQVEVEQLHKHRSHLEQELRREREQKHPRPSARRDRKQPDRSPQPGTEPVSVRRDSDRSQSEQEEKSSLSSSLSLSHHKDEQESSSELREPSMCPMCGEDESLLRTKKQCKNCSSFFCERCVSNQLPLPSSILPEDVCTTCYCRLLQQYASTPP
- the rufy3 gene encoding protein RUFY3 isoform X3, which encodes MAERDNKPPQASAELSQTSARQNNSSDENGHVDSPDETLSPTSVIYFKEALNSSNLRFGNAGSGSGPVSASPLRQYDFKIERVDSRQRNPKDPIAIERLNLMNMAKLSIKGLIESALNLGRTLDSDYAPLQQFFVVMEHCLKHGLKAKKTFLGQNKSFWGPLELVEKLTPEAGEITASVKDLPGLKTPLGRGRAWLRLALMQKKLSDYMKTIINRKDLLSEFYEPNALMMEEEGAVIAGLLVGLNVIDANLCMKGEDLDSQVGVIDFSMYLKDGGHSSKSAEGDDQITSILDQKNYVEELNRHLSASVNNLQAKVDALEKSNTKLTEELAVANNRIITLQEDVERVKEESSFQLESRKASSANGQTLGETRKQLKEETLLRLDVERELEVQIGMRQEVELSMKMLEKDVCEKQDSLVELRQQLEDLRAINQQLSHKSQSAESSSKQKSDAIARLEEKINQMSGTIKQLESSDKHLVKQARTLSSAAEKLLQLQQQQ
- the rufy3 gene encoding protein RUFY3 isoform X4 — encoded protein: MSDLTPQSETPTPTTDKITQAARETIYLCNFRVSVDGEWLCLRELNDISLTPDPEPAHEDPKDPIAIERLNLMNMAKLSIKGLIESALNLGRTLDSDYAPLQQFFVVMEHCLKHGLKAKKTFLGQNKSFWGPLELVEKLTPEAGEITASVKDLPGLKTPLGRGRAWLRLALMQKKLSDYMKTIINRKDLLSEFYEPNALMMEEEGAVIAGLLVGLNVIDANLCMKGEDLDSQVGVIDFSMYLKDGGHSSKSAEGDDQITSILDQKNYVEELNRHLSASVNNLQAKVDALEKSNTKLTEELAVANNRIITLQEDVERVKEESSFQLESRKASSANGQTLGETRKQLKEETLLRLDVERELEVQIGMRQEVELSMKMLEKDVCEKQDSLVELRQQLEDLRAINQQLSHKSQSAESSSKQKSDAIARLEEKINQMSGTIKQLESSDKHLVKQARTLSSAAEKLLQLQQQQ